The following are from one region of the Segatella oris genome:
- a CDS encoding efflux RND transporter periplasmic adaptor subunit, whose protein sequence is MKIIKFLFVAAVTASLTACGGGGSMPKFGNNEFPVETVGANSASLQSTYPATIKGIQDVEVRPKVSGFITRVYVHEGQVVKAGQPLFSIDSETYQAAVRQAQASVNTARAQLNTARLTYENNKKLFDKKVIGQYELSTAQNTYATAQASLAQAMAALASAKETLSWCMVKSPAAGVIGSLPYKAGALVSASSVDPLTTVSDVSTVEVFFSMSENDILGLTKTAGSVTAALKDLPAVKLQLVDGSLYNHPGKVVKMSGVINSSTGAYSLIAHFANPERLLKSGGAGQIIIPRTDNHAIVIPQEATVSVQDKLFVYKVGKNNKVYYTEIKVNPQNDGNTYIVTSGLSVGDRIVVKGLTKLSDKMEIKPVTLAAYQKSIDDAAKLGAKQGSASGFVDVMKGK, encoded by the coding sequence ATGAAAATTATTAAGTTTTTGTTTGTTGCGGCAGTAACCGCTTCGCTTACTGCTTGTGGCGGTGGCGGCTCAATGCCTAAATTCGGCAACAACGAGTTCCCTGTTGAGACGGTTGGTGCCAACAGCGCATCGCTTCAGTCCACATATCCGGCAACGATAAAAGGCATTCAAGATGTTGAGGTTCGCCCTAAAGTGTCGGGCTTCATCACGAGAGTTTATGTGCATGAAGGACAGGTTGTGAAAGCCGGTCAGCCGCTTTTTTCAATTGATAGTGAAACTTATCAGGCTGCAGTTCGCCAGGCACAGGCCAGTGTCAACACGGCCCGTGCACAGCTGAATACGGCTCGTTTGACTTATGAAAACAACAAGAAGCTGTTTGATAAGAAGGTAATCGGACAATATGAACTGTCTACTGCGCAGAACACTTATGCCACAGCACAGGCTTCTTTGGCGCAGGCCATGGCTGCATTGGCCTCTGCAAAGGAGACTTTAAGCTGGTGTATGGTGAAGAGTCCTGCCGCTGGTGTGATTGGCAGTTTGCCTTATAAAGCGGGCGCATTAGTCAGTGCTTCGTCGGTTGATCCGTTGACTACGGTTTCTGATGTCAGTACGGTTGAGGTGTTCTTCTCCATGTCGGAGAATGATATTCTGGGGCTGACGAAGACCGCAGGAAGCGTTACTGCTGCTCTGAAAGACCTTCCGGCGGTGAAGTTGCAGCTTGTTGATGGTTCGCTATACAACCATCCCGGAAAGGTCGTTAAGATGAGTGGAGTGATTAACTCCTCTACAGGTGCCTATTCACTCATTGCTCATTTTGCCAATCCTGAACGCCTGTTGAAGAGCGGGGGAGCCGGACAGATCATCATTCCACGCACAGACAATCATGCGATTGTTATTCCCCAAGAGGCTACAGTGTCTGTTCAAGACAAGCTGTTTGTGTATAAAGTGGGTAAAAATAATAAGGTGTATTACACTGAAATCAAGGTGAACCCACAGAATGACGGCAACACTTATATCGTGACAAGCGGTCTTTCGGTAGGCGACCGCATTGTTGTTAAAGGCTTGACGAAGCTTTCCGATAAGATGGAAATCAAGCCGGTGACGCTTGCTGCCTATCAAAAGAGCATTGATGATGCCGCTAAACTCGGTGCCAAGCAAGGCTCGGCAAGTGGCTTTGTTGATGTGATGAAAGGAAAATAA
- a CDS encoding TolC family protein has product MMKNINKTIFLMAIAAVMLTGCKSLYGKYERPEVNTSGVFRDVVSDKDTLVATDTATFANIPWRSVFTDTQLQRLIEQGLAHNPNLLNAALNVQMAEAQLKAAKLSFLPSFAFTPQGTISSWDGNKANKVYSLPVTASWNVDLFGTLLSSKRAAQVALLQSKDYQVSVQTKLIANIANMYYTLLMLDKQMELVTDMEKLTKDTWDIMVLQKDAIVGVRSTAVQRAEANYYSVLTQKVDIKRQIRETENALSLLIGQQAQSISRGKLEDQMLPVNFSTGVGLQLLQNRADVHAAEMALAQCFYNVETARSRFYPVLNINASGAFTNSGGMGIVNPGKWLLTAVGSLTQPIFQNGKLVAGLKVAKAQYEQAFNTWQNAVLTAGSEVSNALVQYNSAEEKSKVEAKQIEVLKKNVDDTKELMASAGSTYLEVITAQSSLLNAELSKVADDFSKMQAVVNLYSALGGGSR; this is encoded by the coding sequence ATGATGAAGAATATAAATAAGACGATATTTCTCATGGCAATTGCAGCCGTCATGCTGACGGGATGCAAGAGTCTTTATGGCAAATATGAACGTCCGGAGGTCAACACGAGCGGTGTGTTCCGCGATGTTGTCTCCGACAAAGACACACTTGTCGCCACAGATACGGCTACATTTGCCAACATCCCATGGCGCAGTGTGTTTACCGATACACAGCTGCAGAGGCTTATTGAGCAGGGATTGGCCCACAACCCAAACCTTCTCAATGCTGCATTGAACGTGCAAATGGCCGAGGCTCAGCTCAAGGCGGCTAAGCTTTCATTTCTTCCTTCGTTTGCTTTTACGCCACAAGGCACTATCTCTTCATGGGATGGAAACAAGGCAAACAAGGTTTACAGCTTGCCGGTTACAGCCAGTTGGAACGTAGATCTCTTTGGAACGCTGCTCTCTTCGAAGCGTGCCGCACAGGTAGCTTTGCTGCAAAGTAAGGATTATCAGGTGTCTGTTCAGACCAAGTTGATTGCCAACATCGCCAATATGTACTACACACTCCTTATGCTTGACAAGCAAATGGAATTGGTAACAGACATGGAAAAGCTGACGAAAGACACCTGGGATATCATGGTCTTGCAGAAAGATGCCATAGTAGGTGTGCGCTCTACTGCCGTTCAAAGAGCCGAAGCCAACTACTATTCAGTGCTCACCCAAAAGGTAGATATCAAGCGACAGATACGTGAAACCGAGAACGCTCTTTCGCTTTTAATCGGTCAGCAGGCACAAAGCATCAGCCGAGGTAAGCTTGAAGACCAGATGCTGCCGGTCAATTTCTCTACCGGAGTGGGGCTGCAATTACTGCAAAATCGTGCTGATGTCCATGCAGCTGAAATGGCATTGGCGCAGTGTTTCTATAATGTGGAGACCGCACGCAGCCGTTTCTATCCTGTGCTTAACATCAATGCGAGCGGTGCTTTCACCAATAGTGGGGGCATGGGGATAGTTAATCCCGGCAAGTGGTTACTCACTGCAGTCGGTTCCTTGACGCAACCTATCTTCCAGAATGGTAAACTTGTGGCCGGACTTAAAGTGGCGAAAGCTCAATACGAGCAGGCTTTCAACACCTGGCAGAACGCTGTTCTCACTGCAGGAAGCGAGGTCAGCAACGCTCTGGTGCAATATAACAGCGCCGAAGAGAAGTCGAAAGTTGAGGCCAAGCAGATTGAAGTGCTCAAGAAGAACGTTGACGACACGAAGGAATTAATGGCAAGTGCAGGCAGCACCTATCTTGAAGTGATCACCGCACAGAGCAGTCTTCTCAATGCAGAACTCTCCAAAGTGGCCGACGATTTCAGCAAGATGCAGGCCGTAGTCAACCTCTATAGTGCATTAGGAGGAGGGAGTAGATGA
- a CDS encoding DUF2442 domain-containing protein — MMKQKDSAQILTVTAAVYVNDNTLRITFSNGEERLLDFTPLMQEGICRKLQDKDYFKSFTLDPFTIDWNNEVGFAPEFLYAQSVRL, encoded by the coding sequence ATGATGAAACAGAAAGATAGTGCTCAGATATTAACGGTTACAGCAGCGGTGTATGTAAATGATAACACGCTTCGTATCACTTTCAGCAATGGAGAGGAACGGTTGCTCGACTTCACTCCGTTGATGCAGGAAGGTATTTGCCGAAAATTGCAGGATAAGGACTATTTCAAATCGTTTACATTAGACCCGTTTACGATTGATTGGAACAACGAAGTAGGTTTTGCACCCGAGTTTCTTTATGCACAAAGTGTGCGCTTATAG
- a CDS encoding DUF1599 domain-containing protein: MKHSNTEEQFKNVMKECRELFNKKLHDYGASWRLLRPESLTDQLLIKAKRIRSLEIKKKSLVGEGIRPEFIGLINYGIIGLIQLEHGFVDAVDMTTEEALSLYDKYAKAALELMLKKNHDYDEVWRAMRVSSYTDFILTKLVRIKEIEDINGQTLVSEGIDANYMDIINYAVFGVIKLTEKE, translated from the coding sequence ATGAAACATTCTAACACAGAGGAACAGTTTAAGAACGTCATGAAAGAATGTCGTGAGCTTTTCAACAAGAAGCTACATGACTATGGGGCATCGTGGCGTTTGCTGCGTCCTGAGTCCTTAACTGACCAACTTCTCATCAAGGCAAAGCGTATCCGGTCACTTGAAATCAAGAAGAAATCACTCGTAGGCGAAGGCATTCGTCCCGAATTTATCGGGTTAATCAACTACGGAATCATTGGACTTATCCAGCTTGAACATGGGTTTGTCGATGCCGTTGATATGACCACAGAGGAAGCCTTGAGTCTTTATGACAAATATGCCAAGGCAGCTTTGGAGCTGATGTTGAAGAAAAACCACGATTACGACGAGGTTTGGAGAGCCATGCGTGTAAGTAGTTACACGGATTTTATCCTCACGAAGTTGGTACGGATAAAGGAAATTGAAGACATTAATGGCCAGACTTTGGTATCCGAAGGCATTGATGCAAACTATATGGACATCATCAACTATGCTGTATTCGGAGTCATCAAACTGACTGAAAAGGAATAA
- a CDS encoding CCA tRNA nucleotidyltransferase — protein sequence MRNLTDADLARLLNKDIFHLISEAADKLALECYVVGGYVRDLFLERPSNDIDVVVVGSGIQVASELKNRLGRRAHLSVFRNFGTAQVKYGGMEIEFVGARKESYSHDSRKPHVEDGTLEDDQNRRDFTINALAVCLNKERFGQLVDPFDGVYDMEDGIIRTPLDPDITFSDDPLRMMRCIRFATQLNFFIEDETFEALQRNAERIKIISGERIDDELNKIMLTQTPSKGFIDLYRCGLLQLIIPELVALDVVETRNGRAHKNNFYHTLEVLDNLCKAQTNNGKLGEMALWLRWSALFHDIGKPRCKRWDNVVGWSFHNHNYVGAKMIPGIFRRMKLPMDSKMKYVQKMVDLHMRPIVIADEEVTDSAVRRLMNDAGDDIDDLMMLCEADITSKNQVRKQRFLDNFRIVREKIADLKVRDYKRLLQPCIDGNEIMEMFHLGPCREVGQLKQTLKDAVLDNKVENEREPLMQLLMKKAKSMGLVE from the coding sequence ATGAGAAATCTAACTGACGCTGATTTGGCGCGTCTACTCAATAAAGATATCTTCCACCTGATTTCAGAAGCGGCCGACAAACTGGCACTTGAGTGCTATGTTGTGGGCGGATATGTGCGTGATTTGTTCCTTGAACGCCCGTCAAACGATATAGATGTCGTCGTCGTTGGCAGTGGAATACAGGTTGCAAGCGAACTGAAGAACCGCTTGGGCAGGCGTGCTCATCTCTCAGTGTTCCGTAATTTCGGCACAGCACAGGTGAAATATGGTGGCATGGAGATTGAATTCGTGGGGGCACGAAAGGAGAGTTACAGCCACGATTCGCGCAAACCGCATGTTGAAGACGGTACACTTGAAGACGATCAGAACCGCCGTGACTTCACCATCAATGCCTTGGCAGTATGCCTGAACAAGGAGCGTTTCGGCCAACTTGTTGATCCTTTCGATGGCGTTTACGACATGGAAGACGGTATTATCCGTACACCGCTCGACCCAGATATAACATTTTCCGATGATCCTCTGCGCATGATGCGTTGTATTCGCTTTGCAACACAGTTGAATTTCTTTATCGAAGACGAGACGTTTGAAGCCTTGCAGCGTAATGCCGAGCGTATAAAAATCATCAGTGGAGAGCGTATTGACGACGAACTTAACAAGATAATGCTGACCCAAACGCCAAGCAAAGGCTTCATAGATCTTTACCGTTGTGGGCTGCTTCAGCTGATTATCCCCGAGTTGGTGGCGCTTGATGTGGTTGAAACCCGCAATGGTCGTGCCCACAAGAATAACTTTTATCATACTTTAGAGGTGCTTGATAACCTCTGCAAAGCGCAAACTAACAATGGCAAGTTAGGCGAAATGGCCCTCTGGTTGCGCTGGTCGGCACTGTTTCATGACATAGGAAAGCCTCGTTGTAAGCGTTGGGACAACGTTGTCGGCTGGTCTTTCCACAACCATAACTACGTGGGTGCAAAGATGATACCGGGCATATTCCGTCGCATGAAGCTGCCTATGGACAGCAAGATGAAGTATGTTCAGAAGATGGTCGACCTGCACATGCGTCCTATTGTCATTGCCGATGAAGAAGTAACCGACAGTGCTGTGCGCCGTTTAATGAATGATGCGGGCGATGATATTGACGATTTAATGATGCTCTGTGAAGCTGATATCACGAGCAAGAACCAAGTGCGAAAACAGCGTTTCTTAGATAACTTCCGCATTGTTCGCGAGAAAATAGCCGACTTGAAGGTGCGCGATTACAAGCGACTCCTGCAACCTTGCATCGACGGTAACGAGATTATGGAGATGTTCCACCTTGGCCCTTGCCGTGAAGTAGGCCAATTAAAGCAGACTTTGAAAGACGCAGTGCTCGACAACAAGGTTGAAAATGAGCGCGAACCCCTCATGCAATTGTTGATGAAGAAAGCTAAAAGCATGGGATTGGTAGAGTAG
- a CDS encoding DUF4160 domain-containing protein, whose protein sequence is MPEISRFYGIVIYMYIADHNPPHFHIWYDDYKATMTITDGIVTGSLPRRAIKMVYEWLDLHKEELMENWERLSNRESANKIEPLK, encoded by the coding sequence ATGCCAGAGATAAGCCGATTTTATGGAATTGTAATTTATATGTATATAGCAGATCATAATCCGCCACATTTCCATATTTGGTATGATGATTATAAAGCAACAATGACCATAACTGACGGAATAGTCACAGGCTCTTTACCTCGCAGAGCTATTAAAATGGTATATGAATGGCTTGATTTGCATAAGGAAGAGTTAATGGAAAACTGGGAACGGCTTTCTAATCGTGAGTCAGCTAACAAGATAGAACCCTTAAAATAA